The proteins below come from a single Chryseobacterium bernardetii genomic window:
- a CDS encoding phytanoyl-CoA dioxygenase family protein, giving the protein MGLKNLSLYKSHIEKYGFSVINEVFSDEEVAQITHVLDNIDTSKENFRKSQDLFAIRQFLKEVPEIKDLIFNDNIRTIINEIFGDQYFVVKSIYFDKPETSNWYVAYHQDLTISVDKKLEISGFGPWTTKQNQFAVQPPLDILENIYTIRIHLDETDENNGALKVVPKSHAKGIYRPETIDWMVETEEICKVKKGGVMLMKPLTLHGSNRTTNGKKRRVIHIEFSDKELPEALQWAERMN; this is encoded by the coding sequence ATGGGTTTAAAAAACTTATCATTATATAAAAGCCATATTGAAAAATATGGCTTTTCAGTTATTAATGAAGTGTTTTCTGACGAAGAAGTAGCTCAGATTACTCATGTTCTGGATAACATCGATACTTCAAAAGAAAATTTCAGGAAATCCCAAGATCTGTTTGCGATCAGACAGTTTTTAAAAGAAGTTCCGGAAATTAAAGATCTTATTTTTAATGACAATATCAGAACAATCATCAATGAAATCTTTGGAGACCAGTATTTTGTAGTAAAAAGTATCTATTTTGATAAACCGGAAACTTCCAATTGGTATGTAGCCTATCATCAGGATCTGACAATTTCCGTAGATAAAAAGCTGGAAATATCCGGTTTTGGGCCCTGGACAACAAAACAGAATCAGTTTGCTGTACAGCCACCATTGGATATTTTAGAGAATATTTATACCATAAGAATCCATCTGGATGAGACAGATGAGAATAACGGAGCATTAAAAGTTGTTCCGAAATCTCATGCCAAAGGAATTTACCGACCGGAAACCATTGACTGGATGGTAGAAACTGAAGAAATCTGTAAGGTTAAAAAGGGCGGAGTGATGCTTATGAAACCTCTTACTCTTCATGGATCAAACCGTACGACTAACGGAAAGAAAAGAAGAGTAATCCATATCGAATTTTCCGATAAGGAGCTTCCGGAAGCCCTGCAATGGGCAGAAAGGATGAATTAA
- a CDS encoding dicarboxylate/amino acid:cation symporter, whose protein sequence is MKGQNKLFIAIIIALILGVGIGGLVHVKYPESAEPFSKNIKLLGTVFIRLVQMIIAPLVFTTLVVGIAKMSDIKMIGRVGTKAMLWFISASLVSLFIGLMLVNWLEPGHVTKLPVQDVASAEDLLKSSKSFSLEDFVKHMIPKSLFEAFATNEVLQIVVFAIMFGVALANLGEEYSKPVVKLFDIIAHGILKMVGYIMWFAPLGVLGAIAAVVATNGFEIFKVYAIYLRDFFFALGVLWLVLLLVGYFILGNRLFDLLKRIKEPLLIAFSTTSSEAVFPKLVEELEKFGCNSRVVSFILPLGYSFNLDGSMMYMTFASIFIAQIYGVEMTIGQQITMLLVLMLTSKGIAGVPRASLVIIVATCSMFGIPPEGIALILPIDHFCDMGRSMTNVLGNTLATSAVSKWEGQLTEPLDKI, encoded by the coding sequence ATGAAAGGACAGAATAAACTTTTTATAGCAATTATCATCGCACTTATCCTAGGAGTAGGAATAGGAGGTCTTGTACACGTGAAGTATCCGGAAAGTGCAGAACCCTTTTCAAAGAATATCAAATTATTGGGAACGGTTTTCATCAGACTGGTACAGATGATTATTGCACCTTTGGTTTTTACTACTCTTGTGGTGGGAATTGCCAAAATGAGTGATATCAAAATGATCGGAAGAGTAGGTACAAAAGCAATGCTTTGGTTTATTTCCGCTTCTTTGGTTTCTCTTTTTATCGGGTTAATGCTTGTGAACTGGCTGGAGCCGGGACATGTAACCAAGCTGCCTGTTCAGGACGTTGCTTCGGCAGAAGATCTTTTGAAAAGCAGTAAAAGCTTTTCTTTGGAGGATTTTGTAAAGCATATGATTCCTAAAAGTTTATTTGAAGCCTTTGCTACCAATGAGGTATTGCAGATTGTAGTATTTGCCATTATGTTTGGCGTTGCTTTAGCTAATTTAGGAGAAGAATATTCTAAACCGGTGGTGAAGCTTTTTGATATTATTGCTCATGGTATCCTTAAAATGGTAGGATATATTATGTGGTTTGCCCCTCTGGGTGTATTGGGAGCCATTGCAGCAGTGGTAGCAACCAACGGCTTTGAAATCTTTAAAGTATATGCCATCTATCTGAGAGACTTCTTCTTTGCATTGGGAGTACTTTGGCTGGTTCTTTTATTGGTAGGATATTTTATCTTAGGAAACAGACTGTTTGATTTATTAAAAAGGATTAAAGAGCCATTATTAATCGCATTCTCTACAACCAGTTCAGAAGCGGTATTCCCGAAACTGGTGGAAGAGCTTGAAAAATTCGGTTGTAACAGCAGAGTAGTATCTTTCATTCTTCCTTTGGGATATTCCTTTAACCTGGATGGAAGTATGATGTATATGACGTTTGCTTCTATTTTCATTGCTCAGATCTACGGAGTAGAAATGACAATCGGGCAGCAGATTACCATGCTTTTGGTATTGATGCTTACTTCAAAAGGGATTGCAGGAGTGCCGAGAGCTTCTTTGGTAATTATTGTAGCAACCTGTTCAATGTTTGGGATTCCACCGGAAGGAATTGCTTTAATCTTACCAATTGACCACTTCTGTGATATGGGAAGAAGTATGACAAACGTATTAGGAAATACGCTGGCTACTTCTGCAGTATCGAAGTGGGAAGGACAGTTAACCGAACCTTTAGACAAAATTTAA
- a CDS encoding SH3 domain-containing protein — MSTLQDKYSSVVAAAQSAGISNLQVQEQDGILYVSGDASNTAAKDAVWNALGAIDSTYSASDINIDVQVAGLASGASLTVATEESNLNIRQEPSTEAAVVGKAAKGSAVTLIEQTSDDWWKVKTADGQEGYAYSRYLRA; from the coding sequence ATGAGTACATTACAAGATAAATATTCAAGCGTAGTTGCAGCAGCTCAGTCTGCTGGGATTTCAAACCTACAGGTTCAGGAGCAGGACGGCATTCTATATGTTTCCGGAGATGCTTCCAATACGGCTGCAAAAGATGCAGTATGGAATGCTTTAGGAGCCATTGATTCTACTTATTCTGCTTCAGATATCAATATCGATGTACAGGTTGCAGGTCTTGCTTCAGGTGCTTCTCTTACTGTGGCTACAGAAGAATCTAACCTGAATATCAGACAGGAGCCTTCTACAGAAGCTGCTGTAGTAGGAAAAGCGGCAAAAGGTTCAGCTGTAACTTTAATTGAGCAGACTTCTGATGACTGGTGGAAAGTAAAAACCGCTGACGGCCAGGAAGGATATGCTTATTCAAGATATTTAAGAGCATAA
- a CDS encoding discoidin domain-containing protein has product MKKGLLALSLLIIRIINAQNHAQYVDSLAGIKDHTATVLETVNPPFIKADRIFDFSTKVEITPQNPGDKIYYMTLDAGDANKKKKFTAYKKPFTISRTTQVQAYTERKREKSSVVTASFHRRPNYWEITTLSKVSPQYTATGKFALIDGIRGDIDWKKGDWQGYLGQNFEAVIDFQSPLQIHQISTTYLQDSKAYILMPKKVEYYASMNGKDFFLLDKIDNDIDPKDEKVQTKDFTTEILPTEARYLKVKAYYFGKLPGWHQKTGGETSIFVDEISVK; this is encoded by the coding sequence ATGAAAAAAGGACTGCTGGCATTGTCTTTATTGATTATCCGGATTATTAACGCTCAAAACCATGCTCAATATGTGGATTCCCTGGCAGGGATCAAAGATCATACAGCTACTGTTCTGGAAACTGTTAATCCCCCTTTCATTAAAGCAGACAGAATTTTTGATTTTTCTACCAAAGTTGAGATCACTCCGCAGAACCCAGGTGATAAAATCTATTATATGACGCTGGATGCCGGTGATGCCAACAAAAAAAAGAAATTCACAGCTTACAAAAAGCCGTTTACCATCAGCAGAACTACACAGGTTCAAGCCTATACAGAGAGGAAAAGAGAAAAAAGCTCAGTTGTAACAGCAAGTTTTCACAGAAGACCTAATTATTGGGAGATCACTACCCTTTCAAAAGTCAGCCCTCAATATACAGCCACCGGAAAATTTGCATTAATTGATGGTATCAGAGGTGATATAGATTGGAAAAAAGGTGACTGGCAGGGGTATCTGGGACAGAATTTTGAAGCTGTGATCGATTTTCAATCTCCTCTTCAAATCCATCAGATCTCCACCACTTATCTTCAGGACAGCAAAGCTTATATCCTGATGCCCAAAAAAGTGGAATACTATGCTTCTATGAATGGAAAAGATTTTTTTCTGTTGGATAAAATAGACAATGATATTGATCCTAAAGATGAAAAGGTACAAACCAAGGATTTTACCACTGAAATTCTTCCTACCGAAGCAAGATACCTTAAAGTAAAGGCTTATTATTTTGGAAAACTTCCGGGATGGCATCAGAAAACAGGTGGTGAAACCTCTATCTTTGTAGATGAAATTTCTGTTAAATAA
- a CDS encoding CocE/NonD family hydrolase, producing MKTHISVVFILLFILGRAQNTEQKDNFVKDNFTKKEFYIPMRDGVKLFTAVYIPKDISNKNKYPFLMQRTCYSIAPYGENEYKTKVGPNSYLMKDKYIFVYQDVRGRYMSEGTFTNMTPQVERKTKKDVDESTDTYDTIDWLLKNIKDNNGKVGQFGTSYPGFYTAVGTLAQHPALVASSPQAPISDFWNDDFLHNGRFMLGYFRTLPVFGVQKTKPEQKAWYMDSFVKQSSEDGLKFYRDMGTLKDGYEKYYKDNFFMTEIMNHTNYDEFWQKRGLLPHLKNISHAVMTVGGWFDAEDLSGPLNIYKTIEKTSPKAKNTIVMGPFSHGGWSQEQGKHFHSETYFGDSIATYYQKNVETKFFSHYLKGNTKEDAGLPEALMYDTGAKQWKEFASYPPKNAQKVNFYLSDKTLKKSSGQGYSEYYSDPNNPVLSSDHLKDFNGFTPRNYMSEDQRFAVGRPDVLTFTTDELTEDITFAGEIMAKLNISSSSTDADFAVKLIDVYPEDFKPIEKKDGVIYGNYHQMVRSEIMPARFRNTKEKGEALVPDQKTAVNFRLQDVVHTFKKGHKIQIQISSTWFPLFAVNPQKFMDNPNFASKEDYTKAFIKVYGDSSIEADILK from the coding sequence ATGAAGACCCATATTTCAGTTGTATTCATTCTTCTTTTCATTCTTGGAAGGGCTCAGAATACGGAACAAAAAGACAATTTCGTTAAGGACAATTTCACCAAAAAGGAATTTTATATTCCGATGCGTGATGGAGTGAAGCTTTTCACTGCTGTTTATATTCCCAAGGATATTTCAAATAAGAACAAATATCCGTTTCTGATGCAAAGAACCTGTTACAGTATTGCTCCTTATGGTGAAAATGAGTATAAAACCAAAGTGGGTCCTAACTCTTACCTGATGAAAGACAAATATATTTTTGTGTATCAGGATGTACGTGGAAGATATATGAGTGAAGGAACTTTTACCAATATGACTCCGCAGGTAGAACGAAAAACTAAAAAAGATGTTGACGAAAGTACAGATACCTACGACACTATCGACTGGCTTTTGAAAAACATTAAAGATAACAACGGTAAGGTAGGACAATTCGGTACTTCTTATCCTGGTTTTTATACAGCTGTAGGAACATTAGCACAGCATCCGGCATTGGTTGCCTCATCTCCGCAGGCACCAATTTCTGATTTCTGGAATGACGATTTTCTTCACAACGGAAGATTCATGCTTGGATATTTCAGAACACTTCCTGTTTTTGGCGTTCAAAAAACAAAACCTGAGCAGAAAGCGTGGTATATGGATTCTTTTGTAAAACAATCATCCGAGGATGGGTTGAAGTTCTACAGAGACATGGGAACCCTGAAAGACGGCTATGAGAAGTATTATAAAGATAATTTCTTCATGACGGAAATTATGAATCATACCAACTATGATGAATTCTGGCAGAAAAGAGGACTGCTTCCTCATCTGAAGAATATCAGCCATGCTGTAATGACTGTTGGCGGCTGGTTTGATGCGGAAGACCTTTCCGGACCTTTAAATATCTACAAAACTATTGAGAAAACAAGTCCAAAAGCTAAAAATACCATTGTAATGGGGCCTTTCTCCCATGGCGGATGGTCTCAGGAGCAGGGTAAACATTTCCACAGTGAAACGTATTTTGGGGACAGTATTGCTACCTACTATCAGAAAAATGTAGAAACAAAATTCTTCAGCCATTACCTGAAAGGAAATACAAAAGAAGACGCCGGCCTGCCGGAAGCATTGATGTATGACACTGGTGCAAAACAGTGGAAAGAATTTGCATCTTATCCTCCTAAAAATGCACAGAAAGTAAATTTTTATCTTTCTGATAAAACATTAAAAAAATCTTCAGGACAAGGATATTCTGAATATTACAGTGATCCGAATAATCCTGTTTTAAGTTCTGATCATTTAAAAGATTTCAACGGATTTACACCAAGAAATTATATGTCCGAAGATCAGAGATTTGCAGTCGGAAGACCTGATGTACTGACGTTTACAACTGACGAACTGACAGAAGATATTACTTTCGCTGGAGAAATCATGGCTAAACTGAATATTTCTTCATCTTCTACAGATGCAGATTTTGCAGTAAAACTGATTGATGTTTATCCTGAAGATTTCAAACCAATAGAAAAGAAAGATGGTGTAATCTACGGAAACTACCATCAGATGGTAAGAAGTGAAATTATGCCTGCAAGGTTCAGAAATACAAAAGAAAAGGGAGAAGCTTTGGTTCCTGATCAGAAAACAGCGGTTAATTTCAGACTTCAGGATGTAGTTCATACCTTCAAAAAAGGCCATAAAATTCAGATCCAGATCAGCAGTACGTGGTTCCCGCTTTTTGCTGTGAATCCACAGAAGTTTATGGATAATCCAAACTTTGCATCCAAAGAAGATTATACCAAAGCATTTATTAAAGTATACGGAGACAGTTCTATTGAGGCCGATATCTTAAAATAA
- a CDS encoding TonB-dependent receptor has translation MKKILLFVFLICNFLIAYAQRLHIDGKVTDPEKKPVENATIYLLKAKDSTIINYTSTNKEGKFSLQIDEVKEPSFLKIDAEKLSYSKALDKILQSLSLGDVELEKKKVIDIDEVKITVSPVKVKNDTIEFNASALKVRPDSQIDELLKQIPGVEIGNDGKITVNGKSVDQIMVNGKPFFDKEGKTALQNLPADIIKNIQFTTTKTKEEELTKRPPKSQNTTINFNIDEKKNKGLMSKILAGYGSDKRYEGNVFLNYFKGDTKISVLASANNINSKSSSGDQIFDTMGRGSAGQQGGGIQKFSSFGLNYNDKLGNNANLDNLSLQYTDSNNENRSKASKTTLLPDFTLKTDSESSNENESRQYNFNSSVGIKLDSLTNIYIAPSFSKSETFGSGQSVSSTLRDDKLLNDSKNISQTKGETNTFSPNINFFRNFKKKNRSFMAMANTSITESNNDNINQSLNTFYKDSGTTTDNRNQLQKTRSQDNNYSFMARYTEPVSDSATIGISLQYSSKLTKDIRDFNDFDPVTGQYSQYNTRLSNSMDQKINQFTPELSYYLYKKKFGLWATLNADISDMNVNSVFNGQLYHLQKKFVLPKYSTNFRYSFTDRQSLILSNSSSFTIPDAGKLIPYKDESNPLITNTGNPELKNTWINETNLTFNSYNMVKNLNYHVTAGFSYRNNDVINYSKYDNSGRQITTYSNISGNKSFSFNMGLTKTFKWNDHKLRISPRFSMNYTYNNGFINGEAFKSKAYNFNPGLNLNYEIKDIFTIKPSYSLGYSFSDYTNYNVNRVNTSNQSLKVELTNYLFQKAFFIGNDFSYNTNSNIAPGFKKDFYFWNASLGYSFYNKQLTAKIKVYDVLNQNQSVRRTITDSYFEDREDLILKRYIMFSLSMKLNKFAGKKPKKK, from the coding sequence ATGAAGAAAATCTTATTATTTGTGTTTTTGATATGCAATTTTCTGATTGCATATGCCCAAAGACTTCATATTGATGGAAAAGTAACTGATCCGGAAAAAAAACCTGTAGAAAATGCGACCATATATCTGCTGAAAGCAAAAGACTCCACCATTATCAATTATACATCAACTAACAAAGAAGGTAAGTTCTCATTACAGATTGATGAGGTGAAAGAACCTTCCTTTTTAAAAATTGATGCTGAAAAACTATCGTATTCAAAGGCACTTGATAAAATTTTACAATCATTATCCCTTGGTGATGTAGAGCTTGAAAAGAAAAAAGTTATTGACATTGATGAGGTTAAGATCACTGTTTCTCCTGTAAAAGTAAAAAATGACACCATAGAATTCAATGCCTCGGCTCTTAAAGTGAGACCGGACAGCCAGATTGATGAGCTTTTGAAACAGATTCCCGGAGTAGAAATAGGCAATGACGGAAAAATTACGGTGAACGGAAAATCTGTAGATCAGATTATGGTGAATGGAAAACCTTTCTTTGATAAGGAAGGGAAGACTGCTTTGCAAAATCTTCCCGCAGATATCATTAAAAATATCCAGTTTACCACTACAAAGACCAAAGAAGAGGAATTAACTAAAAGACCTCCGAAATCCCAAAATACTACTATTAATTTCAATATTGATGAGAAGAAAAACAAGGGGCTTATGTCAAAAATACTGGCCGGATATGGTTCAGATAAACGATATGAAGGGAATGTATTCTTAAATTATTTTAAAGGAGATACCAAGATCAGTGTTTTGGCATCTGCCAATAATATCAATTCAAAAAGCAGTTCAGGAGATCAGATATTTGATACAATGGGGCGCGGCAGTGCCGGCCAACAAGGGGGTGGAATTCAAAAATTCAGCAGCTTTGGACTGAATTACAATGACAAACTTGGAAATAATGCCAATCTTGACAATCTGAGCCTGCAGTATACAGATTCTAACAATGAAAACCGTTCCAAAGCCTCAAAGACAACACTTCTTCCGGATTTCACCCTCAAAACAGATTCGGAGAGCAGTAATGAAAATGAATCAAGACAATATAATTTCAACAGTTCAGTAGGCATAAAATTGGACTCATTGACCAATATTTACATTGCCCCTTCGTTTTCGAAATCAGAAACATTCGGTTCAGGGCAGTCCGTATCTTCTACATTAAGGGATGATAAGCTTTTAAATGATAGTAAAAATATTTCTCAAACTAAAGGGGAAACCAATACTTTCAGCCCCAATATTAATTTTTTCAGAAATTTTAAGAAGAAAAACAGATCATTCATGGCTATGGCCAATACTTCTATTACAGAATCTAATAATGATAATATCAATCAGTCACTGAATACTTTTTATAAAGACTCCGGCACAACTACCGATAACCGTAATCAGTTGCAGAAAACCCGTTCGCAGGATAACAATTACAGCTTTATGGCGAGATATACAGAACCGGTATCTGATTCTGCAACCATTGGTATCAGCCTGCAATACAGCTCAAAATTAACCAAAGATATAAGGGATTTCAATGATTTTGATCCCGTTACAGGACAGTATTCTCAATACAACACCCGTCTTTCAAATAGTATGGATCAGAAGATCAACCAGTTTACCCCTGAGCTGTCTTATTACCTTTATAAAAAGAAATTCGGTCTTTGGGCTACCTTGAATGCTGATATTTCGGATATGAATGTCAATTCAGTTTTTAATGGGCAGCTCTATCATCTTCAGAAAAAATTTGTCCTTCCAAAATATTCAACCAATTTCCGGTATTCTTTTACAGATCGCCAATCTTTGATCTTATCCAACTCTTCCAGCTTCACAATTCCTGATGCCGGAAAACTGATTCCTTATAAGGATGAATCTAATCCTTTAATTACCAATACGGGAAATCCAGAACTTAAAAATACCTGGATCAACGAAACTAATCTTACCTTCAACAGTTATAATATGGTAAAGAACTTAAACTATCATGTTACAGCTGGGTTTTCCTATAGAAATAATGATGTTATCAATTATTCAAAATATGATAATTCAGGAAGGCAGATTACCACTTACAGCAATATAAGTGGAAATAAAAGCTTCAGTTTCAATATGGGTTTAACCAAAACATTTAAATGGAATGACCATAAGCTAAGAATTTCACCAAGATTCAGCATGAACTATACCTACAATAACGGATTTATCAATGGAGAAGCATTTAAAAGCAAAGCTTACAACTTCAATCCGGGGCTTAATCTGAATTATGAAATCAAAGATATTTTTACCATAAAACCATCTTACAGCCTCGGGTACAGCTTTTCCGATTATACGAACTATAACGTCAACAGAGTAAATACCTCCAACCAGTCTTTAAAGGTTGAACTGACAAATTATCTGTTCCAAAAAGCTTTTTTCATCGGAAATGATTTTTCTTACAATACCAATTCAAATATCGCTCCCGGATTTAAAAAAGATTTCTACTTCTGGAATGCCAGTCTGGGATATTCATTTTACAATAAACAGCTGACTGCTAAAATAAAGGTTTATGATGTCCTGAATCAAAACCAAAGTGTAAGAAGAACGATTACGGATTCTTATTTTGAAGACCGTGAAGATCTGATCCTGAAACGATACATTATGTTTTCCCTTAGTATGAAGCTGAATAAATTTGCCGGTAAAAAACCGAAAAAGAAATAA
- a CDS encoding BON domain-containing protein — translation MKKTIAMAALAVAVSFGAVSCKKKVSDADLQTQATTIVTSNPNASVEVKEGVAHLSGTFADQASKDAMIAQLKAIKGVKDVMDMSKVEATPAPAPVETKSAVDPVVQKKVQDAVKDFPTVKVEVINDELTLTGNVSQEQAKKIKQSVDALKVGKVKFNYTVK, via the coding sequence ATGAAAAAAACTATCGCAATGGCTGCATTAGCTGTAGCTGTATCTTTCGGGGCAGTTTCTTGTAAGAAAAAAGTTTCTGACGCAGATCTTCAGACTCAGGCTACAACTATAGTAACTTCTAATCCCAATGCTTCTGTTGAAGTAAAAGAAGGTGTAGCTCACCTAAGCGGAACTTTCGCAGACCAGGCGTCTAAGGATGCTATGATTGCACAGTTAAAAGCAATTAAAGGAGTAAAAGATGTAATGGATATGTCTAAAGTAGAAGCTACTCCGGCTCCTGCACCTGTTGAAACTAAATCTGCTGTAGACCCTGTTGTTCAGAAAAAAGTTCAGGATGCAGTAAAAGATTTCCCTACAGTAAAAGTAGAAGTTATCAATGACGAGCTTACCCTTACAGGAAATGTTTCTCAGGAGCAAGCTAAGAAAATCAAGCAGTCTGTTGACGCTTTAAAAGTTGGGAAAGTTAAATTTAACTACACAGTAAAATAA
- a CDS encoding outer membrane beta-barrel family protein, translating to MKKILLSAVILLPAALFSQTITGKIIQTGKYIPYVEVIAVKDQKKQTAISDENGNYSLKLSENGNYNIKLIQDGTEVSDMNIAVQGNVEHDFFIEEKKEKQIEGVTLTARKKLIERKADRLVFNVANSVASQGMDGVDALATTPLVKVDENTGVSIAGKNSVSVMINDRILNLSSTELVTYLKSLRSENIEKIEVITAPPSKYEAQGNSGLINIVLKKNQNLGWSGSLTTSFQQQTYSGFSNSVTINYQNEKLRSSLKLRQSKYEKHSFENYKITGMEGLKSHDDRRDFGDGLGANLSIDYQLGKKSNIGFIYDYGSGHSNMDIENTSDYFQNDNYTNTLSTYAAHRGKSTQQTISAYYDVKFGKQDNKLSITGNYFSNLPKTTIDFTTIENSGDRFIVKSPSVVDYKIYSGQADLTLPYEFAKTEMGVKFTNFENNSSIFYQNLENGNYITDVLKSNEFKYDEKNYAAYFSLEKSFNEKWSAKAGIRYEYSTVTGNSLTAGQQSESSYGKFFPTAYVMYKSNESNTFSLNYSKRINRPGFRAINPYRWYTNVNSYFTGNPFLQPSVNHNFEFSHVYKGKLSTSIYFQRTLEGFGQLASLSGESRTSTFFNYYNQNSIGATINYSDTFFKRWEANYSADMSYTDMDVFATDASSKKGYGYDFDLQNNISLNTKKTIQLMANYWFRLPSNSGNIRWNFIGNFTAGVKMSLMDKNLQVNVIVSDIFKQSRSKGERFYTTGSHYFNNYYDARRLTVSATYTFGNKKVKGVNRNINFDEKNRAN from the coding sequence ATGAAGAAGATTTTACTTTCAGCAGTTATTCTGTTACCAGCAGCTCTTTTTTCTCAAACTATTACAGGAAAAATTATTCAGACAGGAAAGTATATTCCTTATGTTGAAGTAATAGCTGTTAAAGATCAGAAAAAACAGACAGCCATTTCTGATGAAAATGGAAATTACTCACTAAAACTTTCTGAAAATGGAAACTACAATATCAAACTGATACAGGATGGAACAGAAGTTTCTGATATGAATATTGCTGTACAGGGTAATGTGGAACATGATTTTTTTATTGAGGAGAAAAAGGAAAAACAAATTGAGGGAGTAACACTTACTGCCAGAAAAAAACTGATCGAAAGAAAAGCTGACAGGCTAGTTTTTAATGTTGCCAATTCTGTAGCTTCCCAGGGAATGGATGGGGTAGATGCTTTGGCTACAACACCGTTGGTAAAAGTGGATGAAAATACAGGAGTTTCTATTGCCGGAAAGAATAGTGTTTCTGTAATGATTAACGACAGAATACTCAACCTTTCTTCAACGGAGCTTGTGACTTATCTTAAGAGTCTGAGATCTGAAAATATTGAAAAAATTGAAGTGATTACTGCTCCGCCTTCAAAATATGAAGCTCAGGGAAATAGCGGACTCATTAATATTGTTTTGAAGAAAAATCAGAATCTCGGATGGAGTGGAAGCCTTACCACAAGTTTTCAGCAGCAGACTTATTCCGGGTTTTCCAATAGCGTTACCATCAATTATCAGAATGAAAAACTGCGTTCTTCTTTGAAGTTAAGACAAAGCAAATATGAAAAACATTCCTTTGAAAATTATAAAATTACAGGAATGGAAGGTCTTAAAAGTCATGATGACAGAAGAGACTTCGGAGATGGCCTTGGAGCCAATCTAAGTATTGATTATCAGTTAGGAAAGAAATCCAACATAGGGTTTATCTATGATTATGGATCCGGACATTCCAATATGGATATTGAAAATACTTCAGATTATTTTCAGAATGATAATTACACCAATACTTTGTCTACTTATGCAGCTCACAGAGGAAAATCTACACAGCAGACAATAAGTGCTTATTATGATGTTAAATTTGGAAAACAAGACAATAAGCTAAGTATTACAGGAAACTATTTTTCTAACCTACCTAAAACTACTATTGATTTTACGACTATAGAAAACTCAGGAGATCGGTTTATTGTAAAATCACCATCAGTAGTAGATTATAAAATTTATTCAGGGCAGGCAGATCTTACCTTACCTTATGAATTTGCTAAAACGGAAATGGGAGTGAAGTTTACCAATTTTGAGAATAATTCCAGTATTTTTTATCAAAATCTTGAAAATGGAAACTATATCACCGATGTTTTGAAGAGTAATGAGTTTAAATATGATGAGAAAAATTATGCAGCTTATTTCAGCCTTGAAAAATCATTTAATGAAAAATGGTCTGCAAAAGCTGGAATTCGTTATGAATATTCTACAGTTACCGGAAATTCTTTGACTGCCGGACAGCAGTCGGAAAGTTCTTATGGAAAATTTTTTCCAACTGCTTATGTGATGTATAAAAGTAATGAGAGCAATACCTTTAGTCTCAATTACTCCAAAAGAATCAACAGACCAGGCTTCCGGGCAATCAATCCGTACCGCTGGTACACCAATGTAAACTCTTATTTTACCGGCAATCCTTTTTTACAGCCGTCTGTCAACCATAATTTTGAATTCTCTCATGTCTATAAAGGGAAATTATCCACTTCTATTTATTTTCAGAGAACACTGGAAGGATTTGGTCAACTGGCAAGTTTATCAGGAGAGAGCAGAACAAGTACCTTTTTCAATTACTATAATCAAAACAGTATAGGAGCAACAATCAATTATTCGGATACTTTTTTTAAGCGTTGGGAAGCTAATTATTCTGCAGACATGTCTTATACGGATATGGATGTCTTTGCCACTGATGCTTCATCTAAAAAAGGATATGGTTATGATTTTGATCTTCAGAATAATATCTCGCTCAATACAAAGAAGACCATTCAGCTCATGGCCAATTACTGGTTTCGCCTGCCTTCCAATTCAGGAAATATACGCTGGAATTTTATAGGAAACTTCACAGCTGGTGTAAAGATGAGCCTTATGGATAAAAACTTACAGGTTAATGTTATTGTTTCGGATATTTTTAAGCAGTCAAGAAGCAAAGGAGAAAGATTTTATACCACAGGATCTCATTATTTTAATAACTATTATGATGCGAGAAGGCTTACTGTATCTGCAACTTATACTTTTGGGAATAAAAAAGTTAAAGGAGTGAATCGCAATATCAACTTTGATGAAAAAAACAGGGCAAATTAA